The following coding sequences are from one Lolium rigidum isolate FL_2022 chromosome 6, APGP_CSIRO_Lrig_0.1, whole genome shotgun sequence window:
- the LOC124667180 gene encoding F-box protein At4g00755-like has product MEAEPPEQDRGMDFLEYLGPDTSAIVFRLLDGPADLARASAVSRSWRRFVIQNQFSKIQCLRAYPEVANFMDIEVRGSGSSVLRNARWSAAAELDKLERDHRVYMQLSHGLLSPYNAKDCISHCVGASSTDRYPDEAIENTLDAADRVGWVGSYWSSMGHRDPALAECLMYRLQADLCLVDEIRMQPFKAFFRDDEPIYSAKRIRFQMGCPKSPPWSGTTIYSEDEGQLIADSNYIWTYTSPEFPILQENVLQSFKLPHPVLCIGGVVKIELLGGVVKDAFDGLYYICVSHVQIMGMPLSGKLGVAPRGTGVVLSYYPTRRKTVPHSE; this is encoded by the exons ATGGAAGCGGAGCCGCCGGAGCAAGACCGGGGGATGGACTTCCTCGAGTACCTCGGCCCGGACACCTCCGCCATCGTCTTCAGGCTGCTCGACGGCCCCGCCGATctcgcccgcgcctccgccgtcTCCCGCTCATGGCGCCGATTCG TTATACAAAATCAGTTCAGCAAGATCCAGTGCCTGCGAGCTTATCCAGAGGTTGCCAACTTCATGGATATTGAGGTACGCGGTTCCGGTAGTAGCGTACTTCGAAATGCCAGATGGAGTGCTGCTGCCGAGCTTGACAAGCTTGAGAGGGATCACAGGGTGTATATGCAACTTAGCCATGGTCTTCTCTCGCCGTACAACGCCAAGGATTGCATCAGCCACTGCGTAGGCGCATCCAGCACCGACCGTTACCCTGACGAGGCCATTGAAAATACACTCGATGCAGCTGATCGTGTGGGGTGGGTAGGGTCCTATTGGTCCAGCATGGGGCATAGGGATCCTGCTTTGGCAGAATGCCTGATGTATAGGCTCCAGGCAGACCTATGTCTCGTTGATGAAATCAGAATGCAGCCATTCAAAG CATTTTTCCGAGATGACGAGCCTATATATTCAGCAAAGCGTATCCGGTTTCAAATGGGCTGTCCAAAGTCACCTCCATGGTCTGGAACAACTATATatagtgaagatgaagggcaGCTCATTGCTGATAGCAACTATATCTGGACGTACACATCTCCAGAATTTCCAATATTGCAG GAAAATGTGTTGCAATCCTTTAAGCTACCACACCCTGTTCTATGTATCGGCGGGGTGGTGAAAATTGAGCTACTTGGTGGAGTGGTGAAGGATGCTTTTGATGGTCTGTATTACATATG TGTGTCTCATGTCCAAATAATGGGCATGCCACTCTCAGGAAAACTTGGGGTTGCTCCTCGTGGGACTGGTGTAGTCCTCAGTTACTATCCGACTCGTCGTAAAACCGTACCTCACAGTGAGTAG
- the LOC124667748 gene encoding UDP-glycosyltransferase 1-like, whose amino-acid sequence MATLSELHFVLVPLAAQGHIIPMVDVARLLATRVPMVTIVTTPVNAARNTATVDGARTAGLPIELVELPLPGPQHGLPEGMEAIDQLTGHEPGMYIKFFHAIWDLAGPLEEYIRALPRRPVCLVADASSPWTAPVCARLGIPRLVMHFPSAYFQLAVHCLTAHGVHDRVDEMEPFEVPGFPVRAVGCKATVRGFFQYPGLEKEHQDALDAEATADGLLFNTFRGIEGSFLDAYAAALGKTKTTWAVGPTCASSSMVDDVDSKAGRGKPADVDAGHIVSWLDARPPASVLYVSFGSITQLTAKQLAELARGLEASGRPFVWAIKEAKTDAAVRALLDDEGFEARVQDRALLVRGWAPQVTILLHPAVGGFLTHCGWNGTLEALSLGVPALTWPTMADQFCSEKLLVDVLGVGVRSGVKIPAMYVHLHKKVDGVQVTSGDVEKAIAELMGDEPEAAARRTKAKAIAAEARTAMVEGGSSHSDLTDLISYVWELSRKRGHENSTALPSAVAKL is encoded by the coding sequence ATGGCGACGTTGTCGGAGCTGCATTTCGTGCTGGTGCCGCTGGCAGCGCAGGGCCACATCATCCCGATGGTGGACGTGGCGCGGCTCCTCGCCACACGCGTCCCGATGGTCACCATCGTCACCACGCCCGTCAACGCCGCGCGCAACACGGCCACCGTCGATGGCGCCAGGACGGCGGGCCTCCCCATCGAGCTCGTCGAGCTCCCACTCCCCGGCCCGCAGCACGGTCTGCCGGAGGGGATGGAGGCCATCGACCAGCTTACAGGGCACGAACCGGGCATGTACATCAAGTTCTTCCACGCCATCTGGGACCTTGCCGGGCCGCTGGAGGAGTACATCCGAGCGCTTCCTCGCCGGCCCGTGTGCCTCGTCGCCGACGCGTCCAGCCCGTGGACGGCGCCGGTGTGCGCGCGTCTCGGCATCCCGAGGCTCGTGATGCACTTTCCGTCGGCTTACTTCCAGCTCGCCGTCCACTGCCTGACCGCACACGGCGTGCATGATCGCGTCGACGAGATGGAGCCGTTCGAGGTGCCGGGCTTCCCGGTGCGCGCCGTCGGGTGCAAGGCCACGGTTCGAGGCTTCTTCCAGTACCCCGGACTCGAAAAGGAGCACCAAGACGCGCTCGACGCCGAAGCCACCGCCGACGGCCTGCTCTTCAACACTTTCCGCGGCATCGAGGGCTCCTTCCTCGACGCGTACGCGGCGGCGCTCGGTAAGACTAAGACGACGTGGGCGGTCGGGCCGACCTGCGCCTCGAGCAGCATGGTCGACGATGTGGATTCCAAGGCCGGTCGCGGCAAACCCGCGGACGTCGACGCGGGGCACATCGTCTCGTGGCTCGACGCCCGGCCGCCGGCGTCGGTACTGTACGTCAGCTTCGGCAGCATCACCCAGCTGACGGCGAAGCAGCTTGCTGAACTCGCGCGGGGCCTCGAGGCGTCGGGGCGGCCGTTCGTCTGGGCCATCAAGGAGGCCAAGACCGACGCTGCCGTCAGGGCTCTGCTCGACGACGAGGGGTTCGAGGCGCGCGTCCAGGACAGGGCACTCCTCGTGCGCGGGTGGGCGCCGCAGGTGACCATCCTCTTGCACCCGGCGGTGGGCGGCTTTCTCACGCACTGCGGCTGGAACGGCACGCTAGAGGCTCTCTCCCTCGGCGTGCCGGCACTGACATGGCCCACCATGGCCGACCAGTTCTGCAGCGAGAAGCTGCTCGTGGACGTGCTCGGAGTCGGCGTCAGGTCCGGCGTCAAGATCCCCGCTATGTACGTTCACCTCCACAAGAAAGTCGATGGGGTTCAGGTAACGAGCGGCGACGTGGAGAAGGCGATCGCCGAGCTTATGGGTGACgagccggaggcggcggcgagaagGACCAAGGCCAAGGCGATCGCCGCGGAGGCGAGGACGGCCATGGTGGAAGGCGGGTCGTCGCACTCCGACCTGACGGACTTGATCAGCTACGTCTGGGAGCTGTCGAGAAAGAGGGGACACGAAAACTCGACGGCGCTGCCTTCAGCGGTGGCAAAGCTATGA